Proteins encoded by one window of Anomalospiza imberbis isolate Cuckoo-Finch-1a 21T00152 chromosome 20, ASM3175350v1, whole genome shotgun sequence:
- the LOC137485520 gene encoding lysophosphatidic acid receptor 1-B-like: MMMWQQELCVRRGSLPWDRGGSSGGGWDEQSRPKGAFPTMNGFPNCSANYTKIWSHYLVLALGIPQLTINVVSIIFNCTVIFTRLATRDLHKPISILFCNLAVSDLFTSFSGFWISMLFITNPDITIFGSRDMLAPYSLYTTSILSTIYNLVSIGIERYLAVAASMTTRFRVARNHSIAVVFINWVLAFFLGCLPLMGWNCLQARSNISVLYSPFCVNYLVFIAMPNVAVAFLVPLFTYLRIIIILRKRKLRMQACGQATGTYKSAETQVARTSISIWLLALVSYAPFLAGVVFDAANQRCHSELYPGVYIFRNCTAMLITLTCLGNPVLYTLKLRALGARLKALRGLSASRACAIGHV, from the coding sequence AGGATCTCTGCCCTGGGACCGAGGAGGGAGCTCCGGGGGAGGATGGGATGAGCAGAGCCGGCCGAAAGGAGCATTTCCCACCATGAACGGGTTCCCAAACTGCTCTGCCAACTACACCAAGATCTGGAGTCATTACTtggtgctggccctgggcatcCCCCAGCTGACCATCAACGTCGTCTCCATCATCTTCAACTGCACTGTCATCTTCACCCGCCTGGCCACCAGGGACCTGCACAAACCCATCTCCATCCTCTTCTGCAACCTGGCTGTCTCCGACCTCTTCACCAGCTTCTCTGGCTTCTGGATTTCCATGCTGTTCATCACCAACCCCGACATCACCATCTTTGGCTCCCGGGACATGCTGGCTCCCTACTCCCTGTACACCACGTCCATCCTGTCCACCATCTACAACCTGGTGAGCATCGGCATCGAGCGCTACCTGGCCGTGGCCGCGAGCATGACGACGAGGTTCCGGGTGGCCAGGAACCACTCCATCGCCGTGGTCTTCATCAACTGGGTCCTGGCTTTCTTCCTGGGCTGCCTGCCCCTGATGGGCTGGAACTGCCTGCAGGCGAGGAGCAACATCTCGGTGCTCTACAGCCCCTTCTGCGTCAACTACCTCGTCTTCATCGCCATGCCCAACGTGGCCGTGGCCTTCCTCGTGCCCCTCTTCACCTACCTGcgcatcatcatcatcctgaggaagaggaagcTGAGGATGCAGGCGTGCGGCCAAGCCACGGGCACCTACAAGTCGGCGGAGACACAGGTGGCCAGGACCAGCATCTCCatctggctgctggccctggtgTCCTACGCGCCGTTCCTGGCCGGCGTCGTCTTCGACGCGGCCAACCAGCGCTGCCACAGCGAGCTGTACCCCGGGGTGTACATCTTCAGGAACTGCACGGCCATGCTGATCAccctcacctgcctgggcaACCCCGTGCTGTACACGCTGAAGCTGAGGGCGCTGGGGGCCAGGCTGAAGGCGCTGCGGGGCCTCTCGGCCTCCCGGGCCTGCGCCATCGGCCACGTCTGA